One genomic segment of Mytilus galloprovincialis chromosome 5, xbMytGall1.hap1.1, whole genome shotgun sequence includes these proteins:
- the LOC143074855 gene encoding uncharacterized protein LOC143074855 yields MTKDRKTGVNVVRRIRSFVFGKKKGIDRNNNCNIPSLADTTIKYTPQKKNRQQHQDDIQQQQQQRQDDGQQQQQHEQNENENKKKKEPNDTSIPFSLFLKCAKKALSSKKGRQQLFWDTYSHFWHYIFEDAAAEARMAEEEEFDFDSESYFDDEFY; encoded by the exons ATGACAAAAGACAGAAAGACTGGGGTCAATGTTGTTCGACGTATCCGATCATTCGTGTTTGGAAAG aagaaagGAATAGATAGAAACAACAATTGTAATATCCCTAGCTTAGCTGACACTACAATCAAGTATACACCTCAGAAAAAAAATAGACAACAACACCAagatgatatacaacaacaacagCAGCAGAGGCAAGATGACGGACAACAGCAGCAACAACACGAACAAAATGAAAATG aaaacaagaagaaaaaaGAGCCCAATGACACAAGCATACCTTTCTCGTTATTTCTGAAGTGTGCAAAGAAGGCGTTATCTTCAAAAAAGGGACGACAACAGCTGTTTTGGGACACGTACTCTCATTTTTGGCACTATATTTTTGAGGATGCAGCAGCTGAAGCTCGTATGGCTGAGGAAGAAGAATTTGACTTTGACAGTGAAAGCTACTTTGATGACGAATTTTACTAA
- the LOC143074856 gene encoding uncharacterized protein LOC143074856 — MTKDRKAGINVVRRIRSFVFGKRKGTDINNNCNIPSIADTTTNIHQENNRQQKHTDDVQQQQQQEKDGDEQQQQQHEQNENENKKKKEPNDTSIPFSLFLKCAKNALSSKNGRQQLFWDTYSYFWHYFFEDAAAEARMAEEEGFDNDFYSDFDEEFY, encoded by the exons ATGACAAAAGACAGAAAGGCTGGGATCAATGTTGTTCGACGTATCCGATCATTCGTGTTTGGAAAG AGAAAAGGAACggatataaacaacaattgtaaTATCCCTAGCATAGCTGACACTACAACCAATATACATCAGGAAAACAACAGACAACAAAAGCATACAGATGatgtacaacaacaacaacaacaggaGAAAGATGGTGATGAGCAACAGCAGCAACAACACGAACAAAATGAAAATG aaaacaagaagaaaaaaGAGCCTAATGACACAAGCATACCTTTCTCGTTATTTCTGAAGTGTGCAAAAAATGCGTTATCTTCAAAAAATGGACGCCAACAGCTGTTTTGGGACACGTACTCTTATTTTTGGCACTATTTTTTTGAGGATGCAGCAGCCGAGGCTCGTATGGCCGAGGAGGAAGGATTCGATAACGACTTTTACAGTGATTTTGATGAGGAATTTTACTAA